From the Callithrix jacchus isolate 240 chromosome 22, calJac240_pri, whole genome shotgun sequence genome, the window ccctaaccctaacctaacccctaaccctaaccctaaaccctaaccctaacccctaaccctaaccctaaccctaaccctaaccccctaaccctaacctaaccctaaccctaaccctaaccctaaccctaaccctaaccctaaccctaaccctaaccctaaccctaaccctaaccctaaccctaaccctaaccctaaccctaaccctaaccctaaccctaaccctaaccctaacctaaccctaaccctaaccctaaccctccctaaccctaaccctaaccctaaccctaaccctaaccctaaaccctaaccctaacccaaccctaaccctaaccctaaccctaaccctaaccctaaccctaaccctaaccctaaccctaaccctaaccctaaccctaaccctaaccctaaccctaaccctaaccctaacccctaaccctaaccctaaccctaaccctaaccctaaccctaaccctaaccctaaccctaaccctaaccctaaccctaaccctaaccctaaccctaaccctaaccctaaccctaaccctaaccctaaccctaaccctaaccctaaccctaaccctaaccctaaccctaaccctaaccctcctaaccctaaccctaaccctaaccctaaccctaaccctaaccctaaccctaaccctaaccctaaccctaaccctaaccctaaccctaacccaccctaaccctaaccctaaccctaaccctaaccctaaccctaaccctaaccctaaccctaaccctaaccctaaccctaaccctaaccctaccctaaccctaaccctaaccctaaccctaaccctaaccctaaccctaaccctaaccctaaccctaaccctaaccctaaccctaaccctaaccctaaccctaaccctaacccctaaccctaaccctaaccctaaccctaaccctaaccctaaccctaaccctaaccctaaccctaaccctaaccctaaccctaccctaaccctaaccctaaccctaaccctaaccctaaccctaaccctaaccctaaccctaaccctaaccctaaccctaaaaccctaaccctaaccctaaccctaaccctaaccctaaccctaaccctaaccctaaccctaaccctaaccctaaccctaaccctaaccctaaccctaaccctaaccctaaccctaaccctaaccctaaccctaaccctaaccctaaccctaaccctaaccctaaccctaaccctaaccctaaccctaaccctaaccctaaccctaaccctaaccctaaccctaaccctaaccctaaccctaaccctaaccctaaccctaaccctaaccctaaccctaaccctaaccctaaccctaaccctaaccctaaccctaaccctaaccctaaccctaaccctaaccctaaccctaaccctaaccctaaccctaaccctaaccctaaccctaaccctaaccctaaccctaaccctaaccctaaccctaaccctaaccctaaccctaacccctaaccctaaccctaaccctaaccctaaccctaaccctaaccctaaccctaaccctaaccctaacccccctaaccctaaccctaaccctaaccctaaccctaaccctaaccctaaccctaaccctaaccctaaccctaaccctaaccctaaccctaaccctaaccctaaccctaaccctaaaccctaaccctaaccctaaccctaaccctaaccctaaccctaaccctaaccctaaccctaaccctaaccctaaccctaaccctaaccctaaccctaaccctaaccctaaccctaaccctaaccctaaccctaaccctaaccctaaccctaaccctaaccctaaccctaaccctaaccctaaccctaacccctaaccctaaccctaaccctaaccctaaccctaaccctaaccctaaccctaaccctaaccctaaccctaaccctaaccctaaccctaaccctaaccctaaccctaaccctaaccctaaccctaaccctaaccctaaccctaaccctaaccctaaccctaaccctaaccctaaccctaaccctaaccctaaccctaaccctaaccctaaccctaaccctaaccctaaccctaaccctaaccctaacccaaaccctaaccctaaccctaacccctaaccctaaccctaaccctaaccctaaccctaaccctaaaccctaaccctaaccctaaccctaaccctaaccctaaccctaaccctaaccctaaccctaaccctaaccctaaccctaaccctaaccctaacaccctaaccctaacccccctaaccctaaccctaaccctaaccctaaccctaaccctaaccctaaccctaaccctaaccctaaccctaaccctaaccctaaccctaaccctaaccctaaccctaaccctaaccctaccctaaccctaacccaacccaaccctaaccctaaccctaaccctaaccctaaccctaaccctaaccctaaccctaaccctaaccctaaccctaaccctaaccctaaccctaaccctaaccctaaccctaaccctaaccctaaccctaaccctaacccaaccctaaccctaaccctaaccctaaccctaaccctaaccctaaccctaccctaacccttaaccctaaccctaaccctaaccctaaccctaaccctaaccctaaccctaaccctaaccctaaccctaaccctaaccctaaccctaaccctaaccctaaccctaaccctaaccctaaccctaaccctaacaccctaaccctaacaaccctaaccctaaccctaaaaccctaaccctaccaaccctaaccctaaccctaaccctaacccctaaccctaacccaaccccaaccccaaccccaaccccaaccccaaccccaaccccaaccccaaccccaaccccaaccccaaccccaaccccaccccaaccccaaccccaaccccaacccccaaccccaaccccaaccccaaccccaaccctaaccctaaccctaacccctaaccctaaccctaaccctaaccctaaccctaaccctctaaccctaaccctaaccctaaccctaaccctaaccctaaccctaaccctaaccctaaccctaaccctaaccctaaccctaaccctaaccctaaaaccctaaccctaaaaccctaaccctaaaaccctaaccctaaccctaaaaccctaaccctaaaaccctaaccctaaccctaaccctaaccctaaccctaaccctaaccctaaccctaacccctaacccctaacccctaaccctaaccctaaccctaaccctaaccctaaccctaaccctaaccctaaccctaaccctaaccctaaccctaaccctaaccctaaccctaaccctaaccctaaccctaaccctagccCGAGCCCgagccctaaccctaaccctaaccctaaccctaaccctaaccctaaccctaaccctaaccctaaccctaaccctaaccctaaccctaaccctaaccctaaccctaacccaaccccaaccccaaccccaaccccaaccccaaccccaaccccaaccccaaccccaaccccaaccctaaccctaaccctaaccctaaccctaaccctaaccctaaaccctaaccctaaaaccctaaccctaaccctaaccctaaaaccctaaccctaaccctaaccctaaccctaaccctaaccctaaccctaaccctaaccctaaccctaaccctaaccctaaccctaaccctaaccctaaccctaaccctaaccctaaccctaaccctaaccctaaccctaacccaaccctaaccctaacccaaccctaaccctaacccaaccctaaccctaaccctaaccctaaccctaaccctaaccctaaccctaaaaccctaaccctaaaaccctaaccctaaaaccctaaccctaaaaccctaaccctaaaaccctaaccctaaaaccctaaccctaaaaccctaaccctaaaaccctaaccctaaccctaaccctaaccctaacccctaacccctaaccctaaccctaaccctaaccctaacccgaacccgaacccgaacccgaacccgaaccctaaccctaacccgaaccctaaccctaaccctaaccctaaccctaacccgaacccgaacccgaacccgaacccgaaccctAACCCGAACCCtaacccgaacccgaacccgaacccgaacccgaacccgaaccctaaccctaaccctaacccgaaccctaaccctaaccctagccctagccctagccctagccctagccctagccctagccctagccctgaccctgaccctgaccctgaccctgaccctgacccttaaccctgaccctgaccctgaccctgaccctgaccctgaccctgaccctgaccctaaccaAGCCTAAGCCTAACTATACTCCATGGCTCTCACCTTCAACCGCAGTAGTATAGGTTGTCGAGGCACAcagatcatgagatctgatggttgagaccagcctggacaacatgattcaCCCCCgtctagactgaaaaaaaaaaaaaattagctagacatgttgtcacttacctgtaatcctagctcctcagaagactgaggaaggggaattgctggaacctgaaaggagaaagttttagtgaggTTAGATTGCTTCACGGCGcttcaacctgggcagcagagcaagactgcatctcaataaaggaagaaagaaataatcaaacaaaCAGACGGACCCAAAGAGGGAGACCGAGGACCTTAACTGCAGACAATTCTTTATTGTTACCCTGTGGCTATAAATCTTATGAGATGCCTGTCGTCCCAGACGTTCTGTTTATGGATGTCCTAGCTGACGGTCTTGTATTTACATGGTCAGGACAATGAGTGCTTCTGCTTGATTCCCAGACTCTCCAAAATTTTCGTGGAGCCACACGACCTCCTGTCTTGGCACTTCAGGATTACGATGCTCTTTCCTGAGAGGATTTGTTTGGTAGACCGTGACCTCGATTCCTGCCTCTAAGCCTAAGGCTAGCTGCTGAGAACAGCAGCCACCACCGTTTTGGTACTACAACAGTGCTTTTTATAGTGCACTCATCGGTGGATGCTGTCATCACAACCTGGCCGTTTGGATGTTCGACTGATGCTTTATGCCGCAGAGTCCCTGCGACTCACCGACCCGTGCCGGAACTCACTGGAGCTCAGATGTGTAGCGCTACCTTGTTTCTCTATGACTGGGAGTGCAAACAtggttgatgtgtttatttcccattttttactttggaggttttgttttgtgagacgagctctcactctgtcatgcagccgGGAGTgaagtcctggctcactgcagccttgagctcccggCTTCGAGCCatctcgcctcagcctcacaaagtgctgggaatacaactgTGGCCTACTTTTGAGCTTtgagttatttatgtattatacagATGAGTCTCTGGAGATGATTTCTTGGTCTGATAGGTGGTTTGTAAACATATTTCCTGATCTGTAGCTTATCTTTTCATCCTCCGAATtgagtctttcacagagcaaacaTGTGGTCTCCCTTGCAGATACTCGGCCCCCATAGCGGGAAAGCAGACACACACAGTACATAAATCAACATGTGGATGTGTCCATTGAGTAAGTGTCCGTTTGTGGTAAAGAGATCCTAGACAGATCAGTGTTGACAGGTTATTTCATTCAGCAATCGTTGACGTGGGGATCATCTCTAATCTCATGCTTACTTTCTGTTACTCCACTGTCTTCTGTTACTGCCGGTGGGAAAGCAATTGTCAACATGTTCTTGCTTCTTTCCACCCTCCTCGGTAGCTTTTAGGACCTTTCCTTTGTCGTTTCTGCAACTGTGTTGAATGGGTCTAGGTACGGATGGATTTATTGTCTTGGGGATTGTGCCTCCTGACTCAAAGGATCCTGGgtcctctctgtttttattttggaatttttttttaaacagactctcactctgtcaccaggctggagtgcggtggcaagatcttggctcgctgccacctccaccttctgggttcaagcgtttctcctgcctcagccttctgagtagctgggattaaaagcacacacaaccgctcctggctgatttttgtatttttagtagagatgggttttcaccatgttggccacattggtctcaaactcctgaccttaggtggtccgctcatcttagcctcccaagtgctgggattacatggatgagccgccacacctggcctgtcattTCTTTGAGACGAGTTggatcatctcatttcatcctcccttTGTTATATTTTCCGATTAAGTTTTAAATGTCTACGGATGGCAGCCACGAATTCTGGCATCTGTAGCCCTTGGAAGTCCACTCCTCTTGTTGATACTGACATTTATGCCCTTTTCATGGGGCTCTGGCTGTGGCGATTGTATGCGGCGCTGGCTGAAGGATCTCAAGGTAGCTAGTGTCAGAACTCAATTAGAGGTCCGCCCTGGTAGTGGAGACGAATCCCCACACGTTTGCTCATAGAAGTCATCTTCTGTGTGAATGATGATTTTTGAAgtaggagagcagaggaaaaacggGGGCTGAGCATTTTCCCTAAACGATAGTGGACATTCAAATCCCtcgtgaggctgggcgtggtggctcacgcctgtcatccagcactttgggagtccgagggaggtggatcaccagaggtcagaaattCATCACCGGCCTGGACAACTTagaaaaacatcatctctacaaaaatacctgccggtatttttgggaggctgagggaggagtattgcttgaatctgggaggtgaaagttgcagtgaggtgagattgtgccactgcactccggcctgggtagatcataaataagacatataattgactcacagttctacaggctgtacaagcacaGCTCCAGCATCCGCTtgccttctggtgaggccttgggaagcttacGATCGTGGCAGAAATGGGAGTGTgtgcaaagagagagaggagaggcaagGCTCTTTATAAACAAACTGCTCTCAGTTGAacaaatagagcaagaactcacactTCACCAAACACAGGATGCTAAACCATCCATGAGGGATGTACACCCTCTAACAAtagtgagatttggaggagacacacatcCAGGCTGTATCGGGCCTTAAATGATTTGTTTTCACTCTTAGCTCCTTAAATGACAATTATTTGCTCTttctgatgagagagagagagagagagagagagagagagagagagagagagagagagagagagagagaggttttccCTCTGGCTGGAAGGCAGATGCCAGACAGGGGGCAGAGTGCCCGCCAGATGGGACACTTTACCGCATTGTGGAGGAGGGTCAGGGACACGAAGCTGCAGGCACAGAGGTCGATATAGGTGGCTGCCAGagtgcaggcaggctggagctCCCAGGTGCCACAGGAGTCCTGCACACAAAGGCTAAGGAATGGTGCAGGCTCCATCTGAAATCAGGGCCACCCAGTCACTGTCTCTAGCCTAGGCCTCTGCTCCATGCCAATCCCCAGGGTAGATTGGGGAAAGAGCTTGCTGTGCTCCAGGGCACAGGCTCACACTCACCACCCGGAAGCAGTTCCCCAAGCTGGATGAGGGGTCTTGAAAGAAGGCCCGGCGGGCggggctctgtcctgggcagGTCGGCTCAGGCTTCTCGGTGGCCCTGCAGTCACCATCCACCTGGTGGGACAGAAGCAAGACTCATGCATGCAGCTGAACCATGTGGCTCCCCCACATACATTGGCCTTAGCGGGAGACTCCACCCGACCCTGGGTCCGCAAAGACCACTGCAGAGCCGGCAGGCCACCTGCCGCTCCTGGGACTCTGCAGTGAGCGGCCCTCGAGACACTCAGCCGgagggaagaaaagcaggtgcacctgctcacctgccaggccgggctgagctcctccaggctgtgagccacagagccgtcCGACAACATCAGATCTGTTCCTGCTTCGTTGTCGCTGGTGTCCAGAAGGCCAGCGGATAtgcctgtggggaggaggaaagatgagGTGATCCTGAGAGCACCTGATCCTCCCCCAGGGGTCCTGGATGAGAGATGAGCCTCAGGCACACGAAGGATTGGTAAAATCCCTCCACCCCAGACTCCCAGAGCTCTGGCCCCAAACCATCAtcagaagaaggagagaaagaacagagaCTGAGGACAACGTGTCCCCCCATCCCCTCTCCACATCGTCACCACGAGTGGCCAGAATCCAGGCCTGTCCTTTGTGTTTTTTGGCAGAGGGACCACAGAAAGGCCAACTCCACCTTGGAGTCATATATCCAAGGGATGCGGGAAGAAAGCCTAGGCCTTGGTGCCAGCCTCTCAACCACAGTGGCTGCCTACAGCTCGGGGACCTGTTGCACTGGAAGCTGAGAATGGTGCATCCCGAACAGGATTTTGATGGTGGGGCCAACTCTGCCAGGGCCCAGATTAACCGTGGTGCCACAGGTGCACAGTCAGGCTGCAGAGGCCGGTGGCCACGTCACAGGACATGGAGACCCCGTCCTCACTGGCCAGCTCAATCCTGGGGACCTCCCTCcttttcatggcaaaaggcagcCGGAGGTCTGGACAGCTATCCCGTGGCATGGAGGAGTTATATAGCCTGTAGGCCTGTGGACCGGAGGAAGTGGGCAGGAGGGATGACCGACAGCCAGGGGACGAGCTTCAAAGTGCCATCCACCAGGCAACCTGCCACAGGCATAGGTCTCCAGGGGAAGCTCGGGCCTCTCCTCCTAACCTAAAGGCTGGAGTAGATGAGGGTCACATGGTTCAGCTCCAAGGTCAGGGCCATGAGCCCCAAGCCTGTCCGACTCAGCATCCGTGAGAATGTGCTGTGAGCAAAGTCTTGGGACAGGAGGATGCTGCTGCACTGGATGCTGAGGTCCCACACCCGGCCGTCAAAAGTCACCACGTGCTGGGCCCCGGCAACCAGGGCATGGTCTGGGGAGAAGCAGCCACAAAGGCACGCTGAGTGGAGCCAGCTCCACCCACCGCAGTGGGAGCACGATGCCTTCTGGGTACCCCATTGCCTAGAGCCTTGGCTTGGCctgccctgaggccaggagtcccccTCCCCTGGTGCGGCAGCCAGACGCCCAGTGATCCCCCACCAGCTTCAGGATGACGTGAGCTGAAGGGCTATTGTCCGATTCAGCCCTAACAAGGAATGGAGTCCCCAGACCCGCTAGAAAACTGCTGTACTAAGTAACATAGCCTGGCTCAGAGGCCACATGGTCATCCTTCTGTTTATATCGGATGTCCAGAGCAGGCACAGCCATGGACACAGCAGGCAGACTggtagcttttaaaaacaattgtggtAAGACATGCGCAACTCTGAATAAACTGGAAGCCACTGAATCGTGCACTTAAAATTCACacatcggccgggcacggtggtgctaagccatcccagcactttgcgaggctgaggaaggaggatcgcttgaacccaagaggtcaaGGGTGCGGGGAGCCGAAagcgcaccgctgcactccaaccatgacaacagagtgagacctagtctcaaaaaaaaaaaaaattatacaagtcatCCATTTAATCTCAAGAAAGCTGCTCAGGTGGGGAAAAAACATTCACCGTTTAAGTGGATGGCCAACGGCTCCCTCAAACATGACACTGGTGTCCTGCAGACCAACCCTGTTCACGGTAGGGAAGAGATGGCCTGTGAAGGAACAGGTCTGACCAGTCCAGCCAGTATAGCCCCTGAGCTGTGCCTTGGGGGTGTTCGTGCCCATGGTGGGAAAGCACCATCCATCATGCACAGCCAGACACCTGTTGGCCAGGGCCAGCATCCCAAAGGAGGCGCTACCAGCCCCGTGATCAGCTGTCAGAActgaggggcacagagaagcCCATGGTCACATGCataggacttcaagaccaggctgtttttttttttttttttacaagatcagCGTGCTGCTTAGACCTGACTACACCCACGCTTCTAGGGAGCCGTAGACTTCCATGTGAGTCGCACACAGATAAACCGCTACTTGCCAAGCCTGGGTAAGGTGGCTCCCCCACGGACATGAGGGGCTCCCTCGTGCATTAAGAACCGTACATGCTCCTTACCCACGTGAGTGAGCCATGTGGTTACCTGCATTTCACAGTAAAGGAAGCTGAGTCCACGGATGTTAGCAGACTCACCTGAGCCACAGGCAAGCTTCTCGGGAGCCCAGAGCTCGTCGTCCCAGCACCGCCCTTGGCTGCACTGCTGGGCCAGGTCATATAATCTGGAGAAAAGCAGGATGTGCAGCCTCAGCCCTAGTTCCATAGGACCTTGGGAAGTCCAATAGGCTCTGGGCCTAGCACGGTAATGCCACAGGCCTCTGCAGGCTTCCCTGTGCCCCCACAGTCCCTCCCCCTGCATGGCCCTGCTGTTGTGCCCACGGGGTGGGGGGCTCCCAGGGAGTAGGGTGGCACAGCCCGGGGCAGGACTCATTCCTCCAGAGACCATGCAGCAGGCGGCATCTGAGCCGGTAGAACTCGGATGGCATGTTGGCCCTGGACAGGTGTCGGAGTGGCCACGGCAGCTTCTCCTCCATCAGGTAGCCAGTCCCCCACACCACATCGCCCCCAGGCAGCAGCGGCGTCACCACCACTGAGTAGTTCCTAGAGGGAACCCGCAGGACAAGCTGCTGAGCCGTGCTTTCTTTGGCTGCAGAGGGGGAGCTCACAGGTCTGCAGGAAGAGCTCTACCATGGAGAGCATTGGGGTGCATCTTGGGGAGGGCTGTCCTTGTTCTAGAAAATCCCATAATGAGCTGGACGAGCAGAAAGGCTGGCATGACAGCGGAGGTGGTGGGTGATGCCGGGACAGAAACAAGCTACCCTATTTTGATGACACAGATATCTTATGTCATGTCTGATCTGCCCCCTGGGTCTTGGGCAgcatggggactctgtgtggatgCAAAAAATAGGAGCTGGAAGGTGtaggaaattgttttgtttttttgagacagaatctcattctgtttcccaagcttgagtatagtggtgcgatctcgattcccagctacctctgcctcctgggtttaagtgattctcctttctcagcctccagagtagctggaactacatgcgcTCACtgccatgcctgactgatttttaaatttttagtagagtcagtgtttcaccatgttggctacgctggtctcgaactcccgacctcaagtga encodes:
- the LOC144580912 gene encoding uncharacterized protein LOC144580912, which produces MVWPWPALRRRLYDLAQQCSQGRCWDDELWAPEKLACGSGISAGLLDTSDNEAGTDLMLSDGSVAHSLEELSPAWQVDGDCRATEKPEPTCPGQSPARRAFFQDPSSSLGNCFRVVSVSLCPGAQQALSPIYPGDWHGAEA